The uncultured Sunxiuqinia sp. genomic sequence CCAGACTGCAATAATCGTTTTCTGAGTACATAAACTTGTACTTTATGAGCAACTCATGATTTACCTATCATATCTATCCATGATAGGATGGTTAAGTACAACCATCCTTTTTGAGTTTTGATATAGGTAATATCTGATACCCAGACTTGGTTTTATTTGTTTGATTTAGAATTGTGATCCAGTAAATTTTCACACTCAGGATAACTATGATCACTGTAGGTCGTGACTTCAACCTTCTTTTTGTATTTACTGCCCAAGCCATTTTTACTCCTGATTTTGGCTACCCTGCGTCCTGAGATTTTATAGTGTTTGCGTTTCAACCCTGTTATGCGAGTAGATCCATAAGTAGCCTGACTAGCATCAAACTCCTTCTTAATTAAATCTGCAAACAAATTACGCTGCACTGATCCTTTGGAAGGACTCTGGCTAAACCACCGGTATATAACTACTCCGATTTACGTTTAAAACCCTGCACATCCTTTCGGTGGAATATAAATGTCGATACGCCGCTATAAATTGGTAGATTTCCCATCGCTCCTGTAAAAGATGTGAACGGTCTTTTTAAAGTTTCAATTCATTTTCCCTAAGAGCCTTACGCAATTTTTTAACCTCGATTGATTCTTCAGGTAAGTTTGCTTTTACTGCTGTTGCTGGATCAGAGTTTACCCATTTATGCCAACTGTACAGTTTTTATACCTAATTCTTTGGCCAATTTTATATTTTATCGCTGATGACTTAAACGTACCGCTTGTTCTTCAAGCTCGTTACTGTAAACATGTTATTTTATTTCTCTCGGATATTTGTTTATGAGCAAATAGTCTTGAATATGCAGTTCGAGTCAAAGTACCTATTCCCTAAAGGCATTATAAAAAGATGCAACAGATGGTGGCTGAATCCATACCCGAATCTGCTGCATTTTAAACAGCTTAGTTCTTTATAAAACTTCCGCTGAATTGATTACTGTTGTCGTCTGTTATTACGTATTTATAAAATCCACTTCGAAGGTTGCGCGGTCTGTATTCAACCGTTGTATTTCCGAAGATTATTGTCATATTTTGAGCGTCAACAATTCTTCCCGAGAGGTCATATACTTTGATGTTTACCTGCTGTGTTGGCTCTTGCAATTCTATGGTTGTATAGCTGTCAAACGGATTAGGAAAAATCTTTAATTCCTGCGATTGATCAAGAGAAACTTTTACATTCGAAGTCAAATCAGAATTGAAAGCCATTTGATTTACACTCAGGTGAAACGGAGCAAAGTTTTGATAGTTTCCGATGACTGAGAAAACAACTCGTTGAACGTCATTGATTGTCGCTTTATTTCCTGCTCCATCCACGAAATCTTCAAAAGCAATGGCGTAAAATGTTTCGGTCGAACTGGCCGGAATGACTTTGCGGAAACGATTCGACCAATCACCTCCATTTTTCGGCATCACTACCACTTCAATTGCATGAGAACTTTCAATATTAAATTGGATGGAATGATATTCGGTCACGTCCAGAGATTGGTCGCCGGGCAAAATCTGGCGAAACAGGTTCACAGTGCCTTTTACTTCTCCTGAGATGTTTGGGTGTCTTTCAACACAATACAACCAGCTGTTAAAATCGGTTTCGTAATTGTCAATTTCAAACTGTTGTATTTTCACATCCTCGGACAGGTAATCTACAGCCCACGGCCCATCAGCCAGATAGAGAGCATCGTGTTGCGTTGATCCTTCGGAATAAATCGACAACCCAATATCAAATAGACTTCCTGTGTAATACGAAACACTTTCGTGCCAGCTGCCTGATAATTTTATTTTGTTCGTAGCATCAACATGACTATCTTTTTCCGTTGGAGAAATGCTGCTTTGTACCGAGATTTCCTGCACGGCATATTTATTGATAAGGTTTAGGTGAACTTCTCCGTTGGCATAATATCCTGAGCGAACAAAAACATTTGGAATTTTATCTTCTGATGATTCGCTAATCATTGGTTTTTCTTCGTTGAATGAGTCAATGATGTGGTTGGCAATTGAAAATACTTGGGAGTAGGAGCTGCCCCAAATCTGGAAATTGTAATAATCTCCTTCCGGATATTGCGCAATGTTCCAAAAACTGAACAGTTCATTCTGAGTTTCGCCAAGTCTGACTGAGAAACTGAGTGAGTTTTCAATTTCTCCGCCAGCCCGTTGTATTTTTGCACTGATGATTTGATGCCCGCGTACTAATACGGTTCGAATATCTTCCAGGCTCGAGCTGTTTAAACGATCGCATATCACTTTAGAATGATCGTAAATTGTGCCTTTTGTCTCAGTGGCTAACACGGCTGAAATACGCACGTCGTCAAGGTAATAATCTACCGAAAAAACTTTTTCAGCATTGGTAATTGCAATCAAATCTTTCGGGCTCGAAATGTGTGCTGTTTCGGTGCCGTACATGCCGCTTTCGGGGATGTAGGTTTCCAGTGCTTTAATTTGGGCACTTTTCAGTCCAAATTTATCAATTGCCCGAAATTTTAGTTGAATATCCTTTTTATCGATTTGGTTTTGAAGTTTATTCCTGGTGAAATTACGATTGGCAATCAGTCCAGCTAATTTCCCGTTACTTTCCAAACCACCGGCATTGGCTGAGGTTACGTTGGTGGCGCTGTTAACATCAGTTAGGTTCACTGTTTTAATGGCCGTGTATGGATTCGCTGTGACATAGAAAATTGCATCATTAAAATCATTATCACATGAACTCCAGTCACGACGGATATCTTCAAAACCAAGGAAAACACGTTTGTTCTCCGGGTCGGCAAGCAATACGTTGTGGTAACGTAAGCTCGGATCAGATTCCGGGTTATAATCCGGGTTGGAGTAGACTTGCCATTGTCCTGAAGTCACTTTACTTCCGTTCCAGCCATTGGCTAAAAGAACCCAGCCAATTCCAGTCCCCGCAGGAAAAGAGCCTATTTTCACTTTGTCGCCAGCTTTTAAACTACCGCCGGAACCTTCTGCTGATACATTTGGAAAAATAATTGTAATATCTTCCGGCTGAGGTTTAGGAACTGATTTCGAAGAAATGTCGTAGGTGTAAAATCCTAGCACGTTTTTGTACCCAGCACCTTCTTTTACAAATGTTACATATACATCAGCTTGTTCATATAAAATAATATCGGTATCATAGCCTGAAGAGATGTAATGCGGATTGTAATCCGATACCGGATAGCCTTCGGGCAGAGAGTTATTGATCAAAGTCATCGTTGTAGAGGTTACTTTATCACGATTGGGTTCAAGATAAAGTGGTGTTCCGTCGCTGGTGTAGTCACCCAGAAAATTGTAATTCTGAGCCAACAGAATGTTTGTTAATAACATCAAAGTAAGGAATGTAAACTTTTTCATTGTGCTTGTTTTTTTTTCAAATGTATGATGCATTTGAAGCGGTTTGGTTTTTATTCGTTTTTTGGAAGACAAGTGTCGACCAGTGGTAGTGTAGCATGCTTAATTGGTTTCGCCAAAAGAGCAAATACCATTCGTCGATACTTTTTTGCCGTCTAACGAACATTCCATAACTTTAAACGAATATTATGATTTCTCAGAAAATCTATTGTCAAATTTGTCTAAAGTAAAAATCAATGAAAACAAGTAATGAGATGGCAAAAAAACTTTCAATTCTATTGATTGAAGATGATATGATAGAGATCATGAAACTCAATCGCACAATTTCCAAACTAGAACTCCCTCACCAGATTGTTGAAGCACACAATGGCGAAGAAGCGTTGGAGCAGTTGAAACAAAAGGACCGGTTACCGGAAATTATCCTATTGGATTTAAACATGCCCAAAATTAGCGGAATCGAATTTTTGAAAATCCTGAAGAATGATCCTATCCTCAGATATATTCCGACAATTGTTTTAACGACTTCAGCAAATCATAAAGATATGTTGGAGTGTTACAAAATTGGGATTGCCGGATATGTAATCAAGCCTCTGAAATATGAAGATTATGTACAGAAATTGAAAGCAGTAATGGAATATTGGACTGTTAATGAACTAATAAAAGCCTAACTGATGAAAGGAATTGTTTTTACTGAATTGTTGGAAATGGTCGAAGACAAGTTTGGAATTGAAATGGTGGATGATATGATCCAACAATCCGACTTGAAGTCAGAAGGAGTTTACACTTCGATTGGAACGTATGATTTTTTTGAGATGCAGCAGCTGCTAGCGGTTCTTAGCACAAAAACAGGGATTTCAATTGATGATTTGGTGTACACATACGGACTCTTCTTTTTTAGTGTGTTGTACAAGCATCATCCCAATATTTTTGAGCTTTATCATGATCCGTTAGAGTTTCTTGCTTCTATCGAAAACCACATTCATGTTGAAGTACGAAAAATGTACCCCGACGCCGAACTTCCCACATTTGAAGTTCTCTTAAAAGATGACAGACAGATTGAAATGATCTATTCGTCAGAAAGATCAATGTATATGTTTGCCAAAGCACTCATGGAAAAAACTTTTGAGCATTACAATCAGCCTGTGAAATTGACCATGGAAAAATTAAACGAACAAGGTACAAAGGTTTATTTTAAGCTTGCCTCGCTAAATCAATGATAAAATCTCTTTCATGACAGAACTAACTAAAAAGATAGAAATTCTTGAACGTGCATTAAAAAGAGAAAAATCAGCTCGGCGTTTAGCTGAAGCGATTCTGGAGAGAAAGTCGTCTGAACTATTCGATCTTTCGCAGGCTTTGCAAGACTCCAATAGCCAGTTGCAGGAATTGCTTTCGGAGCAAACTTCGGAGTTGGAAGGTGTTTTTTTGAATATTGCCGATCCTTATCTTCTGATTGATATGAAAGGTTATGTGCTAAAGATGAATGATGCTGCCAGCAAAATGCTGGGCGTGAATCTCGATCAGGGAACTTTTAATGTGAGACCATTCATTGCTGAAGGACAACACGAGTACAATCAGAAAGCTTTCAAAAAACTTATTCAGAGCGGTTTTTACGGCAACTACATCGTTGATATCGTTACGAATAATGATAGCCATAAAAAATTACAAATTAATGCCAGTCTAATATATAAGAATGGACACCCGATAGCTATTCAGGGAATTGCTCGCGATATTACCGAAGAAACCAGGCTAAAAGAGCTTTTGGAAGAGCATCGAATCCAATTAAATATC encodes the following:
- a CDS encoding IS3 family transposase; amino-acid sequence: MQRNLFADLIKKEFDASQATYGSTRITGLKRKHYKISGRRVAKIRSKNGLGSKYKKKVEVTTYSDHSYPECENLLDHNSKSNK
- a CDS encoding response regulator is translated as MKTSNEMAKKLSILLIEDDMIEIMKLNRTISKLELPHQIVEAHNGEEALEQLKQKDRLPEIILLDLNMPKISGIEFLKILKNDPILRYIPTIVLTTSANHKDMLECYKIGIAGYVIKPLKYEDYVQKLKAVMEYWTVNELIKA
- a CDS encoding DUF4114 domain-containing protein, encoding MKKFTFLTLMLLTNILLAQNYNFLGDYTSDGTPLYLEPNRDKVTSTTMTLINNSLPEGYPVSDYNPHYISSGYDTDIILYEQADVYVTFVKEGAGYKNVLGFYTYDISSKSVPKPQPEDITIIFPNVSAEGSGGSLKAGDKVKIGSFPAGTGIGWVLLANGWNGSKVTSGQWQVYSNPDYNPESDPSLRYHNVLLADPENKRVFLGFEDIRRDWSSCDNDFNDAIFYVTANPYTAIKTVNLTDVNSATNVTSANAGGLESNGKLAGLIANRNFTRNKLQNQIDKKDIQLKFRAIDKFGLKSAQIKALETYIPESGMYGTETAHISSPKDLIAITNAEKVFSVDYYLDDVRISAVLATETKGTIYDHSKVICDRLNSSSLEDIRTVLVRGHQIISAKIQRAGGEIENSLSFSVRLGETQNELFSFWNIAQYPEGDYYNFQIWGSSYSQVFSIANHIIDSFNEEKPMISESSEDKIPNVFVRSGYYANGEVHLNLINKYAVQEISVQSSISPTEKDSHVDATNKIKLSGSWHESVSYYTGSLFDIGLSIYSEGSTQHDALYLADGPWAVDYLSEDVKIQQFEIDNYETDFNSWLYCVERHPNISGEVKGTVNLFRQILPGDQSLDVTEYHSIQFNIESSHAIEVVVMPKNGGDWSNRFRKVIPASSTETFYAIAFEDFVDGAGNKATINDVQRVVFSVIGNYQNFAPFHLSVNQMAFNSDLTSNVKVSLDQSQELKIFPNPFDSYTTIELQEPTQQVNIKVYDLSGRIVDAQNMTIIFGNTTVEYRPRNLRSGFYKYVITDDNSNQFSGSFIKN
- a CDS encoding heme NO-binding domain-containing protein, which codes for MKGIVFTELLEMVEDKFGIEMVDDMIQQSDLKSEGVYTSIGTYDFFEMQQLLAVLSTKTGISIDDLVYTYGLFFFSVLYKHHPNIFELYHDPLEFLASIENHIHVEVRKMYPDAELPTFEVLLKDDRQIEMIYSSERSMYMFAKALMEKTFEHYNQPVKLTMEKLNEQGTKVYFKLASLNQ